The following coding sequences are from one Nicotiana tomentosiformis chromosome 3, ASM39032v3, whole genome shotgun sequence window:
- the LOC117281900 gene encoding uncharacterized protein — translation MAYDLAIPLHSHASSVTVFNGLNFSEWHEQVQFHLSVMDLDLALLNDKLTAVTDASSSDEKSFHKAWEHSNSMSLMFMRMSIANNIKSTIPQTESAREYLKFVEEHFRSTVKSLAGTVMAELTTMKFDGSPSMQNHIIEMTKYCSKTSDLGDES, via the exons ATGGCTTATGATTTAG CTATTCCTCTTCATTCGCATGCTTCGTCTGTTACTGTGTTCAATGGATTGAACTTCTCTGAATGGCATGAACAAGTCCAGTTCCACTTAAGTGTAATGGATCTTGACTTGGCTCTGCTGAATGATAAGCTCACTGCCGTTACTGATGCAAGCAGTTCAGATGAGAAGTCTTTCCATAAAGCATGGGAACACTCTAACAGTATGAGCCTTATGTTTATGCGAATGAGTATTGCCAACAACATTAAGAGTACTATTCCACAAACAGAAAGTGCCAGGGAATACCTGAAGTTTGTGGAAGAACATTTTCGTTCTACAGTTAAGTCTCTCGCTGGTACAGTAATGGCTGAACTCACGACCATGAAGTTTGATGGGTCGCCTAGTATGCAAAATCATATCATTGAGATGACTAAATATTGCAGCAAAACTTCAGACCTTGGGGATGAAAGTTGA